A section of the Telopea speciosissima isolate NSW1024214 ecotype Mountain lineage chromosome 3, Tspe_v1, whole genome shotgun sequence genome encodes:
- the LOC122655744 gene encoding respiratory burst oxidase homolog protein C-like: MQRMGTEDGRGTTVAVGDHQSDTESVGSERSGYSGPLSGPLNKRGRKSARFNLSDSIGAAAGSSGSGSGSGSMNSHRYNRHDLQDEEAYVEITLDVRDDSVAVHSVKAAGGVDSEDPELTLLAKTLEKRSSSLGSSVMRTASWRIRQVSQELRRLASLTRRPSTRRFDRTKSAAAHALKGLKFITKTDGAAGWLAVEKRFHDLTASTNGVLPRSHFGECIGMNKESKEFAGELFDALARRRNITGASINKAELREFWDQISDQSFDSRLQTFFDMVDKDADGRIVEEEVREIIALSASANKLSSIQKHAEEYAALIMEELDPDNVGYIMIHNLETLLLQAPSQSSVRGGESRNLSQMLSQKLKPTIEKNPVCRWWEKSKYFLMDNWQRVWVMGVWIVLVSGLFAYKFVEYRNNKAAYEVMGYCVCIAKGGAETLKFNMALILLPVCRNTITWLRNKTKLGLMVPFDDNLNFHKVIALGVVVGVGLHAGAHLACDFPKIMSASEEKYELVKPYFGEEQPSSYWWFVKGVEGVTGVIMVVLMGIAFSLATPWCRRNKLNIPRPLKKLTGFNAFWYSHHLFVIVYALLIVHGIKLYLTKEWYKKTTWMYLAVPVGMYMCERLIRALRSSVKDVQILKVAVYPGNVLALHMTRPQGFKYKSGQYMFVNCAAVSAFEWHPFSITSAPGDDYLSVHIRTLGDWTRQLKTVFSEVCQPPTGGKSGLLRADYNNNTQGAGNIPNFPRVLIDGPYGAPAQDYKKYEVVLLVGLGIGATPMISIVKDIVNNIKSMDALEDEEQQQQQHHHGEALAGATASGPVGTSSSTPPAQSSSSSSTHISKKKGFKTRRAYFYWVTREQGSFEWFKGVMNEVAEMDQKDGVIELHNYCTSVYEEGDARSALIAMLQSLNHAKHGVDVVSGTRVKSHFAKPNWRSVYKRIALNHSQTRVGVFYCGAPALTKELRQLALDFSHKTSTKFDFHKENF, encoded by the exons ATGCAGAGAATGGGAACAGAAGATGGGAGAGGAACTACTGTGGCTGTGGGGGATCATCAGTCGGACACCGAGAGTGTGGGAAGTGAGAGGTCAGGTTACAGTGGCCCTCTCAGCGGACCTCTCAACAAAAGAGGCAGAAAAAGCGCCAGATTCAACCTTTCTGACTCAATCGGGGCCGCCGCCGGTAGTagtggcagtggcagtggcagtggcagCATGAATTCTCATCGTTATAATCGCCATGATCTCCAGGACGAAGAAGCATACGTGGAGATCACGCTGGACGTACGTGACGACTCGGTGGCGGTTCATAGCGTGAAGGCAGCTGGAGGGGTAGATAGCGAGGACCCTGAGCTAACGCTGTTGGCCAAGACGCTGGAGAAGAGGTCATCGTCCTTGGGCTCTTCAGTTATGCGCACCGCCTCCTGGCGAATCAGGCAGGTGTCCCAGGAGCTAAGGCGACTCGCCTCCCTCACCAGGCGACCTTCCACTAGGCGCTTTGATCGGACCAAGTCAGCCGCCGCTCACGCCTTGAAGGGACTCAAGTTCATCACTAAGACCGACGGCGCCGCTGGTTGGCTCGCCGTCGAAAAGCGCTTCCACGATCTAACTGCTTCTACTAACGGCGTTCTCCCCCGCTCTCACTTCGGCGAATGTATTG GGATGAACAAGGAATCAAAGGAGTTCGCGGGAGAGCTATTCGACGCGTTGGCTCGAAGGAGGAATATTACGGGAGCGTCGATCAACAAGGCGGAGCTGAGGGAGTTCTGGGATCAGATCTCCGACCAAAGTTTCGACTCTAGGCTTCAGACTTTCTTCGACAT GGTGGACAAAGATGCTGACGGGAGGATCGTGGAAGAGGAAGTTAGAGag ATCATAGCTCTGAGTGCTTCTGCAAACAAGCTTTCGAGTATACAGAAACATGCGGAGGAATATGCAGCCTTGATCATGGAAGAGCTAGACCCTGACAACGTCGGTTACATAATG ATTCACAATCTGGAGACATTGTTGTTACAAGCTCCAAGCCAGTCGTCGGTGAGAGGAGGAGAGAGTAGAAACCTGAGCCAGATGTTGAGCCAGAAGCTTAAGCCGACGATAGAGAAGAACCCGGTTTGTAGGTGGTGGGAGAAGAGCAAGTACTTTCTGATGGACAACTGGCAGAGGGTATGGGTGATGGGAGTGTGGATAGTTTTGGTGTCGGGGCTATTTGCGTACAAGTTCGTGGAGTACCGGAATAATAAAGCGGCGTACGAGGTGATGGGATACTGCGTGTGCATCGCCAAAGGTGGGGCGGAGACGCTCAAGTTCAACATGGCACTCATACTCCTCCCAGTCTGCCGGAACACCATCACCTGGCTCCGCAACAAGACCAAGCTGGGATTGATGGTCCCCTTCGACGACAACCTAAACTTCCACAAGGTCATCGCCCTCGGGGTAGTCGTAGGGGTGGGTCTCCATGCGGGTGCACATTTGGCCTGCGACTTCCCAAAGATAATGTCGGCCAGCGAGGAGAAGTACGAGCTGGTGAAGCCCTACTTCGGGGAGGAGCAGCCATCGAGCTACTGGTGGTTCGTGAAGGGGGTGGAAGGGGTGACGGGGGTGATAATGGTGGTATTAATGGGAATAGCCTTCTCCCTGGCAACCCCATGGTGCAGGAGGAACAAACTCAATATACCCAGACCCCTCAAGAAGCTCACCGGCTTCAACGCCTTCTGGTACTCTCACCACCTCTTCGTCATTGTCTACGCCCTCCTCATCGTCCATGGGATCAAGCTCTACCTAACCAAAGAATGGTACAAGAAAAcg ACATGGATGTACTTGGCGGTTCCGGTAGGGATGTATATGTGCGAAAGGCTGATAAGGGCATTGAGATCGAGCGTGAAAGACGTACAAATACTGAAGGTAGCGGTGTATCCAGGGAACGTGTTGGCGCTGCACATGACCAGACCCCAGGGCTTCAAATACAAGAGTGGTCAGTATATGTTCGTCAACTGTGCCGCCGTTTCTGCCTTTGAGTG GCACCCATTCTCTATTACATCGGCACCTGGCGACGACTACCTGAGCGTTCACATAAGAACTCTAGGTGATTGGACACGACAACTCAAAACAGTATTCTCTGAG GTGTGCCAGCCTCCGACCGGTGGGAAAAGTGGACTCCTTAGAGCTGATTACAACAACAATACGCAAGGAGCTGGAAACATTCCAAA TTTCCCGAGAGTGTTGATAGACGGGCCATACGGAGCACCAGCGCAAGATTACAAGAAATATGAGGTGGTGCTGCTGGTGGGATTGGGTATCGGAGCCACCCCAATGATCAGCATCGTCAAGGACATCGTCAACAACATCAAGTCCATGGATGCACTGGAAGacgaagaacaacaacaacaacaacatcatcatgGGGAGGCACTTGCTGGTGCTACTGCTTCGGGACCAGTTGGAACAAGTTCTTCAACACCACCagctcaatcttcttcttcttcttcaacacatATTAGTAAGAAGAAAGGGTTCAAGACGAGGAGGGCATACTTCTACTGGGTCACGAGGGAGCAAGGATCGTTCGAATGGTTCAAAGGGGTGATGAACGAGGTGGCAGAGATGGACCAGAAGGATGGGGTGATAGAGCTCCACAACTACTGCACCAGCGTCTACGAGGAAGGAGACGCCAGATCCGCACTCATCGCCATGCTTCAGTCCCTCAACCATGCTAAGCACGGTGTCGACGTCGTCTCCGGCACTCGCGTCAAGTCCCACTTCGCCAAGCCCAATTGGCGTAGCGTCTACAAGCGCATCGCCCTCAATCACTCTCAAACCCGTGTCG GAGTGTTCTACTGTGGAGCCCCGGCACTAACGAAGGAGCTGCGCCAGCTCGCATTGGATTTCTCTCACAAAACCTCTACCAAATTCGACTTTCACAAAGAGAACTTTTGA